A section of the Acidobacterium capsulatum ATCC 51196 genome encodes:
- the hrpB gene encoding ATP-dependent helicase HrpB — protein sequence MKSKIALPVDTLLPRILKALDATEGRSANLVLEAAPGAGKTTRVPPALLDAVPGEVLVLEPRRIAARLAARRVAAELGEHPGETVGYQVRFEEVAGPRTRLRFLTEGVLTRRLLSDPDLRGVDAVVLDEFHERHLDSDLALALLRRLQQRRPSLRLLVMSATLDSAPVARFLGNCSVLRSEGRLFPLTVTNQPYSPAPLESQVAQAVEMLLREGHTGDMLVFLPGAAEIRRAMRTCEELVRRAELLMLPLHGSLTPEEQDRAVAPSTRRKLILATNVAESSITIDGVSAVIDSGLARIATWSPWTGLPTLEIARISKASATQRAGRAGRTGPGRVIRLYPAEDFQLRPDHDTPEILRGDLSQLCLALRAMNIDHPEQLAWLDPPPEAAVRSAESLLDRLGAHGEAAQQLVRMPLPPRLARVVLSAKERGVGEDACLVAALLASGTPSPHPDLLHALDSMRRGTDPALRQHVEQLRRTVRPSRQSAPNDDALLQAILTGFPDRVARRRTSGKTATGAGNQVLLSSGGSAELTGEPGDGEFLVAVDAEDRKDKPLPLIRISARIEPEWLLDLFPERIEERIDLMWNPRAERVEAVSRLVYEELVLQESRHVHPDPQRTAELLAARALDAGMERFVDPEALAQLMARAEFAGVTAPDLAQPLRELCHGLASFAELRAEATHLLPLLERTLAGGRLSDLAPTSLRLPSGRQTRVHYESGKPPWIASRLQDFFGMRETPRIGPARAPVVVHLLAPNHRPVQMTTDLAGFWERLYPQVRRELMRRYPRHSWPEKP from the coding sequence GTGAAAAGCAAAATCGCACTGCCGGTAGACACGCTGCTGCCGCGGATTCTCAAGGCCCTCGACGCAACTGAGGGCCGCTCCGCCAATCTGGTTCTGGAGGCCGCTCCCGGCGCGGGCAAAACCACGCGTGTGCCTCCGGCCTTGCTCGACGCCGTTCCCGGCGAAGTGCTCGTGCTGGAGCCGCGCCGCATCGCCGCCCGCCTTGCCGCTCGCCGCGTTGCGGCCGAACTTGGCGAGCACCCTGGCGAAACCGTCGGCTACCAGGTGCGCTTTGAAGAGGTCGCAGGGCCGCGCACCCGCCTGCGCTTTTTGACCGAGGGCGTTCTCACGCGCCGCCTGCTCAGCGATCCTGATCTGCGCGGCGTCGATGCCGTGGTGCTCGACGAATTCCACGAGCGCCATCTCGACAGCGATCTCGCGCTCGCGCTGCTCCGGCGCCTGCAGCAGCGCCGTCCCTCCCTGCGCCTGCTGGTCATGTCGGCCACGCTGGACTCCGCACCCGTGGCGCGCTTTCTCGGCAATTGTTCCGTCCTGCGCTCCGAAGGCCGATTGTTTCCACTCACGGTTACAAATCAGCCCTACTCGCCCGCGCCGCTGGAATCGCAGGTGGCGCAGGCCGTCGAGATGCTGCTGCGCGAGGGGCATACCGGCGACATGCTCGTCTTTCTGCCCGGCGCTGCGGAGATTCGCCGCGCCATGCGCACCTGTGAAGAACTTGTCCGCCGCGCCGAACTGCTCATGCTGCCCCTGCACGGCAGCCTGACGCCTGAGGAGCAGGATCGCGCCGTCGCGCCCTCCACGCGCCGCAAGCTCATTCTTGCTACCAACGTTGCGGAAAGCTCCATCACCATCGATGGCGTCTCCGCTGTGATTGACAGCGGTCTCGCGCGCATCGCCACCTGGTCGCCTTGGACCGGCCTGCCCACGCTCGAAATCGCCCGCATCAGCAAAGCCTCTGCTACGCAGCGCGCCGGCCGCGCGGGCCGCACCGGCCCCGGCCGCGTCATTCGCCTCTATCCGGCCGAGGATTTCCAGCTTCGCCCCGATCACGACACACCTGAAATTCTGCGTGGCGACCTCTCGCAGCTATGTCTCGCGCTCCGCGCCATGAACATCGATCATCCAGAGCAGCTCGCCTGGCTCGATCCGCCGCCTGAGGCCGCCGTGCGCTCCGCCGAATCCCTCCTGGACCGTCTCGGTGCGCACGGCGAGGCGGCGCAGCAACTGGTGCGCATGCCGCTGCCCCCACGCCTGGCGCGCGTGGTGCTCTCCGCAAAAGAGCGAGGCGTCGGCGAAGACGCATGCCTCGTTGCCGCCCTGCTCGCATCCGGCACTCCATCGCCGCATCCTGATCTGCTGCACGCACTCGACAGCATGCGTCGCGGCACTGACCCGGCACTGCGCCAACATGTGGAGCAGTTGCGCCGTACTGTCCGTCCTTCGAGGCAATCCGCGCCCAACGACGACGCCTTGCTGCAAGCCATCCTCACCGGCTTTCCTGATCGTGTGGCCCGCCGCCGCACGTCGGGCAAAACCGCCACCGGAGCAGGGAATCAGGTGCTCTTATCAAGTGGCGGTTCCGCTGAACTCACGGGAGAGCCGGGCGACGGCGAGTTTCTGGTTGCCGTCGATGCGGAAGACCGCAAGGACAAGCCGCTGCCCCTCATCCGGATTTCCGCGCGCATCGAGCCCGAGTGGCTGCTCGATCTTTTTCCGGAGCGCATTGAAGAGCGCATCGATCTGATGTGGAATCCGCGTGCCGAACGCGTGGAAGCCGTGAGCCGCCTGGTCTATGAGGAACTGGTGCTGCAGGAATCCCGTCACGTCCACCCCGACCCTCAACGCACCGCCGAACTGCTCGCCGCCCGTGCCCTCGACGCGGGAATGGAGCGCTTCGTCGATCCCGAGGCTCTTGCGCAACTCATGGCGCGCGCCGAGTTCGCCGGAGTCACCGCGCCCGATCTTGCCCAGCCCCTGCGCGAGCTCTGCCACGGGCTCGCCAGCTTCGCCGAGTTGCGCGCCGAAGCCACTCACCTGTTGCCTTTGCTCGAACGCACGCTCGCCGGGGGGCGTCTCAGCGATCTGGCTCCCACCTCGCTTCGCCTGCCCTCCGGGCGTCAAACCCGCGTGCACTATGAGTCCGGCAAGCCACCGTGGATCGCATCGCGCCTGCAGGACTTCTTCGGCATGCGCGAAACCCCGCGGATCGGACCCGCGCGTGCGCCGGTCGTTGTGCATCTGCTCGCGCCCAATCACCGCCCGGTGCAGATGACTACCGATCTCGCTGGATTCTGGGAGCGCCTCTATCCGCAGGTGCGCCGCGAACTCATGCGCCGCTATCCGCGACACTCCTGGCCCGAGAAGCCGTAG
- a CDS encoding PadR family transcriptional regulator — protein sequence MSGLLGTFEQIVLLTVASLGEDAYGRSVLHAAQQAVAGNRTLSAGAIYTTLDRMEAKGYLSSFLAEGTTERGGRPRRYYRLTGDGAAALRETRRTLDTLWKGQRHILNPA from the coding sequence ATGTCGGGACTCCTCGGTACCTTCGAGCAAATTGTTCTTCTCACCGTGGCCAGTCTTGGTGAGGACGCTTATGGCCGCTCTGTTCTTCACGCAGCCCAGCAAGCGGTAGCCGGCAACCGCACTCTCTCGGCCGGTGCCATCTACACCACGCTGGACCGCATGGAGGCGAAGGGCTATCTCAGTTCGTTTCTCGCCGAGGGCACTACCGAGCGGGGCGGACGCCCCCGGCGCTACTACCGGCTCACAGGGGACGGTGCGGCTGCGCTGCGCGAAACCCGCCGCACTCTCGATACGTTATGGAAAGGCCAGCGGCACATTCTCAATCCCGCATAA
- a CDS encoding PAS domain S-box protein, producing the protein MNALFRATTDFVFMKDMDGCYVTINEAGARLLGLNPDEIVGKNDYALFPREIADRLVEQDRQVMKVGAPVSYEEQVAFSKAVLHLHTVKSPWRDASGALLGTVGVARDVTARKCMEQELQKAKSRFSKLFASDLMGIHLPDRFGAIVEANDEFLRITGYTRADLEAGLVRWDVMTPPEYRQIDQAHIAEAAERGSCTPYEKEYVRKDGTRVPIMCGYALLEGSQDDYIAFIQDMSALKQSEQAVLQAEKLNTAGRFAASMAHEINNPLAAVINLVYLASRDEKLDASTRTLLSEADRELTRVSRVVTQTLRFHKQSTFAARADVVEILESVFPLFASRLRAGNMTLSRSYEKVPLLLCYQHELRHAFANLAGNAFDAMQSHGGTLRVRLRQGHRWKNDPVAGIYVTFADTGTGIAPAMRERMFEPFVTTKEQTGTGLGLWATKNIVGKHHGHIRFRTATGAKRRGTVFRIFLPLDGIPPEDQQDALVRG; encoded by the coding sequence TTGAACGCGCTCTTTCGCGCCACTACCGATTTTGTATTCATGAAGGATATGGATGGTTGCTACGTGACCATCAATGAGGCCGGCGCGCGCCTGCTGGGCCTGAACCCGGACGAGATCGTCGGCAAGAATGACTATGCGTTGTTTCCGCGCGAGATTGCGGATCGCCTGGTGGAGCAGGACCGGCAGGTGATGAAGGTTGGCGCTCCGGTCAGCTATGAAGAGCAAGTCGCTTTCTCAAAGGCGGTTTTGCATCTGCACACCGTAAAAAGCCCCTGGCGGGATGCCTCGGGAGCGCTGCTGGGGACCGTGGGCGTGGCGCGTGACGTCACGGCGCGCAAGTGCATGGAGCAGGAGCTGCAAAAGGCCAAGTCCCGCTTTTCAAAGCTGTTTGCCTCTGACCTGATGGGCATACACCTTCCGGACAGGTTTGGCGCGATTGTTGAAGCGAACGACGAGTTTTTGAGGATTACCGGCTACACGAGAGCCGACCTGGAAGCGGGACTGGTCCGGTGGGACGTGATGACTCCGCCGGAGTACCGGCAGATCGATCAGGCCCACATTGCCGAAGCAGCCGAGCGCGGCAGCTGCACACCGTATGAAAAGGAATATGTGCGCAAGGACGGTACCCGCGTGCCGATCATGTGCGGGTATGCGCTGCTTGAAGGCTCGCAGGATGACTACATCGCCTTTATTCAAGATATGTCGGCGCTGAAACAGAGCGAGCAGGCTGTTTTGCAGGCCGAAAAGCTGAATACGGCCGGACGGTTCGCGGCCAGCATGGCGCATGAGATCAATAATCCCCTGGCGGCGGTGATCAACCTCGTGTATCTGGCTTCTCGCGATGAGAAGCTGGATGCCTCGACGCGGACGCTGCTGAGCGAGGCAGATCGGGAGCTGACCCGAGTCTCGCGAGTCGTGACGCAGACTCTTCGCTTTCATAAGCAATCCACGTTTGCGGCGCGGGCGGATGTGGTGGAGATTCTCGAATCGGTATTTCCGCTGTTTGCCTCGCGGCTGCGAGCGGGCAACATGACGCTGAGCCGGTCGTATGAAAAGGTTCCGCTCCTGCTGTGCTATCAGCATGAATTGCGGCATGCATTTGCCAATCTGGCAGGCAACGCATTTGATGCGATGCAATCGCATGGCGGCACACTGCGGGTTCGCCTGCGGCAGGGCCATCGATGGAAGAATGATCCGGTAGCAGGAATTTATGTCACGTTCGCTGACACGGGCACGGGCATTGCCCCGGCCATGCGGGAACGGATGTTTGAACCCTTTGTGACGACCAAAGAACAGACCGGCACCGGGCTTGGCTTATGGGCGACGAAGAATATTGTGGGCAAGCATCACGGGCATATCCGGTTCCGCACAGCCACGGGAGCCAAACGACGCGGGACGGTCTTTCGCATCTTTCTGCCCCTTGACGGAATTCCGCCCGAGGACCAGCAGGATGCGCTAGTGCGCGGATGA
- a CDS encoding TonB-dependent receptor: MIPAAKGKRLWLFIALMVIWLTAATGAHAQTLYGSLTGTVTDPSGAAVVGARVTALAVQTGVRHVTVTNSSGIYQFPNLLAATYTVTVKAPGFAGQTTNDVIVEVNTPVQRNFQLAVGKASQTVTVTTAAPLLQTETATVQTNITNRQIKNLPIFGSQGANPQRLLQTVPGVGLIAETNSLAANPQRAVNAPVNGQSTQAVDTRIDGVLDAYPYLPANVAYVPPADAYSTIQAVTNSYTAQEGMAGGAEVNMNIKSGTNHFHGDVHWSHFDQNFGARNYFQTDKTIFPHKNRNNQNEYGGSIGGPVVKNKLFFFFDFDRTTQRQLAGPDTRTLPTAAMANGDFTALPGNPVIYDPATGDATGNNKTQISCNGVPNKICANRIDPAAETMIKLMAPLFSQETATSNGLLNWTGSGTALFNRNNSDSKVTWIIGPKSMLWGRYSFSKTLVYDPPLLGAAIGDATNGGQLGNAPGLVQQVGIGATHSFTSNLLFDWNFGYTRQRLGSTFDLTSPRGLDQLGIPGTNNAGTTGSPSLYYGWPGFSFSSSYGGDLNIGNSQVANPFLFRDDMFVSDANVTWIKGKHNIKGGFEWSHTLINHFQAQGGIFQNARGQFQFNGFATSQFGSTPSWFNEWADFLLGLPQETGKARQIFNPNAERWGTWGGYLQDQWQVTPKLVMTYGIRWELYPFGYSDNGKGLRWLNLNSGIVSIGGYGGVPRNDGISVGHGQYQPRVGIAYNVNPSTVIRLGYGLSADPYNAWHVLLNSYPSIILDTNLPQNQADYVPAASLTGLNGSNLGGGTYSVPTGIKLIPLPDLSSGSIALPTSASTTTIPNPFHRGYISSYNVTLEQEFGRNAAWTIGYVGDYDSSPITNMNANPSAPGAGSAGGILSKRYGANYTGTINELNPFKFSRYDSLQTSFKYHFAGGSMLNVAYTWSKAMDYADNQDLGGLLIPYAPDYYKDYGPASFDRANNFELSGVMALPFGRDGRWAKNGVAGQVLGGWFIDPIVSIMSGTPFTVSAGGNLNANGSSQTADLVKPFRLTHGKPPRTGTTCALGEASCEYFAPSSFAAPLINSTSPAHFGNTNRDEFRGPGYFSMDVNLQRTFNVRKFASLVLQAEAMNLTNTPHFGNPNTTCPSNATVAGPIGGTGQVCNTGSNNNFGVITGVAQPGGYFGPDPGSRQLWLDLTVDF; encoded by the coding sequence ATGATTCCCGCAGCAAAGGGCAAAAGGCTCTGGCTTTTCATCGCGCTCATGGTGATATGGCTGACTGCGGCGACGGGCGCACATGCACAAACTCTCTACGGGTCCCTCACTGGAACAGTGACCGATCCAAGTGGTGCGGCGGTCGTGGGCGCGCGGGTGACAGCTCTCGCCGTTCAGACCGGCGTCAGGCATGTTACCGTGACGAACTCCAGTGGTATCTACCAGTTTCCAAACCTATTGGCGGCAACTTATACCGTCACGGTGAAAGCGCCGGGCTTTGCGGGCCAGACCACCAACGATGTCATCGTGGAAGTGAACACACCCGTCCAACGAAACTTCCAGCTTGCGGTCGGCAAAGCATCGCAAACCGTAACCGTGACCACCGCCGCGCCGTTGCTGCAGACGGAAACAGCGACCGTGCAGACCAACATTACGAATCGCCAGATTAAAAACCTTCCTATCTTCGGCAGCCAGGGTGCCAATCCTCAAAGACTGCTGCAGACTGTTCCCGGCGTCGGCCTGATCGCTGAAACCAACTCCCTGGCCGCCAATCCGCAGAGAGCGGTGAATGCCCCTGTGAACGGCCAGTCCACCCAGGCCGTGGACACCCGCATCGATGGCGTTCTGGATGCCTATCCCTATCTGCCCGCGAACGTCGCCTACGTTCCACCTGCGGATGCGTATTCCACCATCCAGGCAGTCACCAACTCCTATACCGCTCAGGAGGGAATGGCGGGCGGTGCTGAAGTCAATATGAATATCAAGTCCGGCACGAATCACTTTCACGGTGACGTGCATTGGTCACACTTCGATCAGAACTTTGGAGCACGAAACTACTTTCAGACCGATAAGACAATCTTTCCGCATAAAAACCGCAACAACCAGAATGAATATGGCGGATCCATCGGCGGTCCTGTCGTCAAGAACAAGCTCTTCTTCTTCTTCGACTTCGACCGCACCACGCAGCGGCAATTAGCCGGCCCGGATACGCGCACCTTGCCGACCGCCGCTATGGCCAACGGCGACTTTACCGCGCTGCCCGGTAACCCCGTCATCTACGATCCAGCCACGGGTGATGCAACCGGAAATAATAAAACGCAAATCTCCTGCAATGGCGTCCCCAACAAAATCTGTGCCAACCGCATCGATCCCGCCGCGGAAACCATGATCAAGCTGATGGCCCCCTTGTTCTCACAGGAAACGGCGACCAGCAACGGGCTGCTCAACTGGACCGGCAGCGGAACGGCATTGTTCAATCGCAACAACAGCGACAGCAAGGTGACCTGGATCATCGGTCCTAAATCCATGCTGTGGGGCAGATACAGCTTCTCGAAGACACTCGTCTATGATCCGCCGCTACTGGGCGCCGCCATCGGCGATGCGACCAACGGAGGACAACTCGGCAATGCTCCTGGCCTCGTTCAGCAGGTTGGCATCGGCGCCACGCATAGCTTTACGTCCAATCTGCTCTTTGACTGGAATTTCGGATATACGAGACAGCGCCTTGGATCGACCTTTGATCTCACTTCGCCGCGCGGCCTCGATCAGTTAGGCATTCCCGGAACCAACAATGCCGGCACAACCGGCAGTCCGTCCCTCTATTACGGATGGCCCGGATTTTCTTTCTCGTCCAGCTACGGAGGCGACCTGAATATCGGAAACTCGCAAGTCGCCAATCCGTTTCTCTTCCGTGACGATATGTTCGTCTCTGACGCCAATGTCACGTGGATCAAAGGGAAACACAATATCAAAGGTGGCTTCGAGTGGTCCCACACCCTCATCAATCACTTCCAGGCGCAGGGCGGCATCTTCCAAAATGCTCGCGGACAATTCCAGTTCAACGGCTTCGCAACCTCACAATTCGGAAGCACCCCATCCTGGTTCAATGAGTGGGCTGATTTCCTGCTCGGCCTGCCACAGGAGACTGGAAAAGCGCGGCAGATCTTCAACCCCAATGCCGAGCGCTGGGGCACGTGGGGAGGGTATCTGCAGGATCAGTGGCAGGTCACTCCAAAACTCGTGATGACCTACGGCATTCGCTGGGAGCTCTATCCCTTCGGATACTCCGACAACGGCAAAGGACTCCGCTGGCTGAATTTGAACAGCGGAATCGTATCGATCGGTGGTTACGGGGGAGTGCCGCGCAACGATGGCATCAGCGTCGGTCATGGCCAGTACCAGCCGCGCGTCGGCATTGCCTACAACGTCAACCCATCAACAGTCATCCGTCTCGGCTATGGGTTGAGCGCCGATCCTTACAATGCCTGGCACGTTCTGCTCAACTCCTACCCGTCGATCATTCTCGATACCAACCTGCCGCAGAATCAGGCCGACTATGTTCCCGCGGCTAGCCTCACCGGGCTGAATGGCTCAAATCTCGGCGGCGGAACTTATTCAGTTCCCACCGGTATTAAGCTGATTCCTTTGCCGGATTTGAGCAGCGGAAGCATTGCCTTGCCCACCTCGGCAAGCACAACAACCATACCGAATCCATTCCACCGCGGCTATATCAGTTCTTACAACGTGACTCTTGAGCAGGAGTTCGGCAGAAATGCCGCCTGGACCATCGGGTATGTAGGCGACTACGACAGCAGCCCCATCACCAACATGAATGCAAACCCCTCAGCGCCCGGAGCAGGCAGCGCCGGAGGCATATTGAGCAAGCGATACGGTGCTAACTACACCGGCACCATCAATGAACTCAATCCCTTCAAATTCAGCCGCTATGATTCACTGCAAACATCCTTCAAATACCATTTCGCCGGCGGCTCTATGCTCAACGTTGCTTACACCTGGTCCAAGGCGATGGATTACGCGGACAATCAGGACCTTGGCGGTCTCCTGATCCCCTATGCGCCGGACTACTACAAAGACTACGGTCCCGCCAGCTTTGATCGAGCAAACAACTTTGAGCTCTCTGGCGTGATGGCTCTGCCCTTCGGAAGAGATGGCCGCTGGGCAAAGAATGGCGTCGCGGGCCAGGTCCTCGGCGGTTGGTTCATTGACCCCATCGTCAGCATCATGAGTGGCACTCCCTTCACGGTGAGTGCCGGTGGCAATCTCAATGCCAATGGATCTTCACAAACGGCCGATCTCGTTAAGCCTTTCAGGCTGACGCATGGAAAGCCGCCGCGCACAGGCACCACCTGCGCTCTCGGTGAAGCATCTTGCGAATACTTTGCGCCCAGTTCGTTTGCCGCGCCTCTCATCAACTCCACGAGTCCGGCTCACTTTGGCAACACCAACCGCGATGAATTTCGCGGTCCCGGTTACTTCAGCATGGACGTGAATCTGCAGCGAACCTTTAATGTCAGGAAGTTCGCATCGCTGGTGCTGCAGGCCGAAGCAATGAATCTTACCAATACGCCGCACTTTGGAAACCCGAACACCACATGCCCCAGCAACGCTACCGTGGCTGGGCCCATTGGCGGCACCGGTCAAGTGTGCAACACCGGCAGCAATAACAACTTCGGCGTCATTACAGGAGTTGCCCAGCCCGGTGGATACTTCGGTCCTGATCCTGGCTCACGGCAGCTTTGGCTTGATCTGACCGTGGATTTCTAA
- a CDS encoding AraC family transcriptional regulator — MESAFISRSSRNWADPLSDVLSLLKPRGYMTGGIDAGGEWCFGFEPSAGFKCFAVISGCCWLRLDAEDVTLRLEAGDFVVLTHEGGYRLASDLDLPSMEIMSVIKEPLNGRILTWQGGGGCLGLSAIFSFGGEHASILSEVLPPVIHIRNPEDRAVLQWYVERMMKVVREPRPGSVLMGEYLAQMMLVEVLQLHVANSASGAVGWLFALADRQVRAAIAAMHRAPAQRWTVQELAEQAGMSRSAFAQRFKERVGLPAMSYLTRWRMMLAADQLMHSKDSVAEIAFSLGYESESAFGFAFKREMGCSPRQYGRNRALPVEEGGAESNL, encoded by the coding sequence ATGGAGTCCGCATTCATATCGAGATCATCCAGAAATTGGGCTGATCCCCTGTCGGATGTTTTGTCGCTGCTGAAGCCGCGTGGCTATATGACGGGCGGGATCGATGCGGGCGGCGAATGGTGCTTTGGGTTTGAGCCGAGCGCGGGCTTCAAGTGCTTTGCTGTGATATCGGGCTGCTGCTGGCTTCGGCTGGATGCCGAGGATGTGACGCTGCGCCTGGAGGCTGGTGATTTTGTCGTGCTGACGCATGAGGGCGGCTACCGGCTGGCCAGCGATCTCGATCTGCCCTCGATGGAGATCATGTCGGTGATCAAAGAACCGCTGAACGGGCGCATTCTGACATGGCAGGGTGGAGGCGGCTGCCTGGGGCTGAGCGCGATTTTCAGCTTTGGCGGCGAACACGCCAGCATCTTGTCTGAAGTGCTGCCGCCCGTGATTCATATTCGCAATCCGGAGGACCGCGCCGTTTTGCAGTGGTATGTGGAGCGGATGATGAAGGTGGTGCGCGAGCCACGGCCGGGAAGCGTGCTGATGGGCGAGTATCTAGCGCAGATGATGCTGGTGGAGGTGTTACAGCTCCACGTGGCAAACTCTGCCAGCGGTGCCGTGGGCTGGCTGTTTGCACTGGCTGACCGGCAGGTGCGAGCCGCGATTGCGGCGATGCATCGTGCTCCGGCACAGCGCTGGACCGTGCAGGAACTGGCGGAGCAGGCGGGCATGTCGCGCTCGGCCTTTGCGCAACGATTCAAAGAGCGAGTGGGCTTGCCGGCGATGAGCTACCTGACACGCTGGCGCATGATGCTGGCTGCCGACCAGTTGATGCACTCGAAGGACTCCGTGGCGGAGATTGCTTTTTCACTGGGGTATGAATCAGAGAGCGCCTTTGGCTTTGCTTTCAAGCGCGAAATGGGGTGCTCTCCGCGCCAGTATGGGCGCAACCGGGCTCTGCCCGTTGAAGAGGGTGGCGCGGAATCGAACTTATGA
- a CDS encoding SDR family oxidoreductase, giving the protein MRVFVTGATGFIGFAIVKELIAAGHQVVGLARSEASGQKLLAAGAQVQIGDVENLESLRHAASRAEGVIHTAFYHKISHMPLGTRLRVFLGGAPGGIVGRFLSAAVTADRRAIETMAAALPGKGSPLVATFGTLSMPFGVLATEDQSYDRDPSAFGLARARNQDVLEQLAAHGLRTSAIRLAPVVHGPGAYGLASRMIMTARKKKQSAYIGDGSNRWPAVHQLDAARLFRLALEKSPPNGVYHGVAEEGIALRDIAEVLGQRLRVPAVSISRQQAAKYFSFLAPAIAADNPTSSRLTQERLGWKPSQIGLLADLQQSEYIQP; this is encoded by the coding sequence ATGAGAGTCTTCGTTACAGGCGCCACAGGATTCATCGGCTTCGCCATCGTCAAAGAGCTCATCGCGGCCGGCCATCAGGTTGTTGGCCTCGCGCGCTCTGAGGCCTCAGGGCAAAAGCTCCTAGCTGCAGGAGCGCAGGTACAAATCGGCGATGTCGAAAATCTGGAGTCTTTGCGCCATGCCGCATCCCGCGCCGAGGGCGTCATCCACACCGCCTTCTATCACAAGATCTCCCACATGCCGCTTGGCACACGCCTGCGTGTCTTCTTGGGTGGAGCCCCCGGCGGCATCGTCGGCCGCTTCCTCTCCGCCGCTGTCACCGCGGATCGTCGCGCCATCGAGACCATGGCCGCCGCGCTGCCCGGCAAGGGCAGCCCGCTGGTCGCAACCTTTGGCACGCTCTCCATGCCCTTCGGCGTCCTCGCCACTGAAGACCAAAGCTACGACCGCGACCCCTCTGCTTTCGGTCTCGCGCGAGCCAGAAATCAGGACGTCCTTGAGCAGCTGGCGGCACATGGCCTCCGCACTTCAGCCATTCGGCTCGCGCCCGTTGTGCATGGTCCCGGCGCCTACGGTCTGGCTTCAAGAATGATCATGACGGCTCGCAAAAAGAAGCAGTCCGCCTACATCGGCGACGGCTCCAACCGCTGGCCCGCCGTGCATCAGCTCGATGCCGCGCGCCTTTTCCGCCTCGCGCTTGAAAAGAGCCCGCCTAATGGTGTCTATCACGGCGTCGCCGAAGAGGGAATTGCGCTCCGCGACATTGCCGAGGTCCTCGGGCAACGTCTCCGTGTCCCCGCAGTCAGCATCTCGCGGCAACAGGCCGCCAAATACTTCAGCTTCCTCGCGCCCGCCATTGCCGCGGACAATCCCACCTCCAGCCGCCTCACGCAGGAGCGGCTCGGCTGGAAGCCCTCGCAGATCGGCCTTCTCGCCGATCTCCAGCAGAGCGAATACATCCAACCCTGA
- a CDS encoding cupin domain-containing protein — protein MSPPRNGPPLHAHGFEEFFYITRGTFLFELDGEQTQVGPGDMMHARADVPHTFMNVSEEEGRMLIVARPGGIERYFAELAARMVHDASNTAAFAELAVEYGIRILGPPLAARKP, from the coding sequence ATGAGCCCGCCGCGCAACGGGCCTCCTCTGCATGCGCATGGATTTGAAGAGTTCTTCTACATCACGCGCGGCACGTTTCTGTTTGAGCTGGATGGCGAGCAGACGCAGGTTGGCCCCGGCGACATGATGCATGCGCGCGCCGATGTGCCGCACACCTTCATGAACGTTTCAGAAGAAGAAGGACGCATGCTGATTGTGGCGCGGCCCGGCGGCATCGAGCGCTACTTTGCCGAGCTGGCCGCGCGGATGGTTCACGATGCAAGCAACACGGCGGCGTTTGCGGAGCTGGCGGTGGAGTATGGCATACGGATTCTCGGGCCTCCGCTGGCGGCGCGGAAGCCGTAG